The sequence below is a genomic window from Granulicatella elegans.
ACCGCCAGGGCTTCTGGCGTCCTAGTACTGCTATATAGAAAACTCTATACGTAATCTATTACTCTTCGTTCATCAACGCTTCTAATTGTTCTAGTCGTTGTTCGAACACATTCATTGCATCATATAGATATTGAGTTTGAGTCATATCTACCCCTGCTTTTTTCATAACCTCAATCGGTTTGTCACTACGTCCAGCACGTAAGTAGTTTAAGTAAGCCTCTAAATCTTCAGGAGTACCATGTAAAATCTTATCTGCTAAAGCAGTTGCAGCAGCCATACCAGTTGCATATTGATATACATAGTAATTCATATAGAAGTGAGGAATACGAGTCCACTCATACGCAATCTCTTCATCTTGAATCACATTTGCATAATATTTTTTATTAATTGCAGCATAAATCTCAGCCATTGCTGCTTGAGTTAATGGCTCACCTTTTTGATCCGCCACATGAATTTGATGCTCAAATTCAGCAAATTGAGTTTGACGGAAAATAGTTGATTTCACACGATTTAAATAATTATTTAAAATATATTTTTGACTCTCTTTATCCGTATGTTTCTTCAATAAGTAGTCTGTTAATAAGTTTTCATTCGTTGTAGAAGCAATTTCTGCTAAGAAAATTGAATAATCCCCATATTGGAATGGTTGAGTATGACGAGTGAAATAACTATGCGCACTATGTCCTAATTCATGCACTAATGTAAAGAAATTACTTAAATCATCGTGCCAGTTTAATAAAATATAAGGCGCAGTTGCATAACCACCTGATGAATAACCACCACTACGTTTACCAACATTTTCAGCAACATCAATCCAACGTTGATCATAGGCTTGTTTAAGAATATCTTGATATTCTTCCCCTAATGGTTTCAATGCTTCAAAGGTTGCTTTAGAAGCTTCTTCATAATTGTAAGTAATTGGAGCTTCACCAGTAATTGGAACATACATATCATACATATGTAATTCATCTAATCCTAAAGCTTTTTGTTGTAAAGCAATATAACGGTGTAATAATGGTAATTTTTCATTCACAACTTTTACTAATGCATCAAACACTTCTTCAGGAACTTGATTAGAAGATAATGCTGCTTGACGGCTTGATTCATAGTTGCGAGCTAACGCTTTAAAGTTATGAGCTTTCACTTCTGAACCTAATGTACTTGCGAATGTATTTTTCAATTGAATATATGGTTTATATTTTGTTTCAAATGCATTTTTACGCACATCACGGTTTGTTGACTCTAAGAAAGTTGTGTAATTTCCGTGAGTTAATTCCACTTCTTCCCCATTTTCGTTTTTGATAGAACCAAATTTAAGATCCGCATTATTTAAGAAATTGAATGTTTTTCCTGGCCCAGAGAAAACTTCATTTGCTTTTGATAATAGTGCTTCTTCACGATCGGATAATACGTGACCTTTACGAATACGAGCTGCTTCTAATGCAACACGGAATTCTTCCAAACGTGGTTCTTCTTTAAAGAATTTTTCAAATTCTTCATCTGATTTTTCTAAAATAGCTGGTTCAAACCATGATGAAGCACCTGATAATTCAACATATACTGAGAAAGCACGTTGATTTAATACTTGATTTTCATCATTTGTAGTATCTTGGTCTGCTTTTAAGTGTGAATACACATAAGCTGTTTCAATTTTTTCTTCTACTTGATTGGATAATAATAAGTAGTTATATAAATTTTCACCAGATTGTAAAGCTGTTTCTTTACTTGCAGCAATTACTGGAATTTTTTCTGATACAAAAGCTAAATCAGCCTCAAAACCAGAATTATCTGGATAAATTAATGTTAAGTCCCATGTTAATTCTACAGGAACTTCTTCACGAGTTAATGGTTTTTTATCACTCATTTGTTCTCCCACCTTCATTTTTAAGATATGAAA
It includes:
- the pepF gene encoding oligoendopeptidase F, which encodes MSDKKPLTREEVPVELTWDLTLIYPDNSGFEADLAFVSEKIPVIAASKETALQSGENLYNYLLLSNQVEEKIETAYVYSHLKADQDTTNDENQVLNQRAFSVYVELSGASSWFEPAILEKSDEEFEKFFKEEPRLEEFRVALEAARIRKGHVLSDREEALLSKANEVFSGPGKTFNFLNNADLKFGSIKNENGEEVELTHGNYTTFLESTNRDVRKNAFETKYKPYIQLKNTFASTLGSEVKAHNFKALARNYESSRQAALSSNQVPEEVFDALVKVVNEKLPLLHRYIALQQKALGLDELHMYDMYVPITGEAPITYNYEEASKATFEALKPLGEEYQDILKQAYDQRWIDVAENVGKRSGGYSSGGYATAPYILLNWHDDLSNFFTLVHELGHSAHSYFTRHTQPFQYGDYSIFLAEIASTTNENLLTDYLLKKHTDKESQKYILNNYLNRVKSTIFRQTQFAEFEHQIHVADQKGEPLTQAAMAEIYAAINKKYYANVIQDEEIAYEWTRIPHFYMNYYVYQYATGMAAATALADKILHGTPEDLEAYLNYLRAGRSDKPIEVMKKAGVDMTQTQYLYDAMNVFEQRLEQLEALMNEE